CCAGTATGCCAGTCGAAAGTTCCGTCAGCGGCTCTGGCGCTATCGAATGACACAAAGCATGAGCCGACGTGGCAACTGCTGGGACAACGCACCGATGGAGAGGCTGTTCCGGAGTCTGAAATCTGAATGGATACCGGCCCTGGGATATCGAAATCTGCCTGAGGCCAAAAAAGATGTT
This genomic stretch from Marinobacter salsuginis harbors:
- a CDS encoding integrase core domain-containing protein, translating into QYASRKFRQRLWRYRMTQSMSRRGNCWDNAPMERLFRSLKSEWIPALGYRNLPEAKKDVGGYLMDYYNQQRPHTFNGGISPVAAEENLKILSGIS